TCGTGCATGCTGACGTGACACAGCCAGAACAGGTCGAGGCCATGGTGGCCAAAACCGTTTCCGAGTTTGGACGGCTCGACTGGGCCTCGAACAATGCGGTCGGGGGAACGGGTGGTTTTGACTCGCTGCACCAAACCGACCCAAAGGCCTGGGACGCGACCATGGACGTAGTTCTCAACGGCGTCTTCTACTGCATGAAGTACGAGATACCGGCCATGCTCGAGGCGGGGAGCGGCTCGATCATCAACATTATTTCGGCGAGCGTCTTCAAGGGCGAGGCGATGCTCGCGGCCTACGTCGCCGCCAAGGGCGGGGTCGACGCGCTGACCCGGACGGGCGCGGCAGAGTACGCGGCTCGAGGAATCCGCATCAATTCGGTTGCGCCAGGTGGCTTCGAAACGCCGGGGCTTGCGCGGTACTTCGAAAGGTTTCCAGAGCACAAGGAACAGACGATCAAGCAGCACGCGATGCGCCGCATTGGTCAGCCCGAAGAGGTCGCGGAGCCGGTCATCTGGCTCGCGTCGGATCGGGCGTCGTTCATCACCGGGACCTGCATCGTGTGCGATGGCGGAATTGGCGTGAATTCGCACCTTCTCTAATCTGAGGGCCAATACCCCACCGCCTGACCCGAATCGCAGCTTGAAAACACAATGCGACTGTGGTCGCATTGTAATTTCAACTTGGGCTACTTCGCGCTAGCCCGGTGGAATTCCACGACTTTTCAAGTGTCTGCTCGACTCGGCGACCAGTCCGAGAGGAGCGGGGGAATTCGGGGTGAATCGTTTTGTCTGTGGTGAAAATACCCGATACGAATTAATTTGAAATACCATTCTATTCTCGCTGCTTAAAGCTCAAAGTTGCGGCATCATGCTGGGCCGGATTTGTGACTGGAAGTCGCGAATCCCGGGCGTGAAGACGGGCGGGTCGCCGAGTCCAGGCGAAGGGCCGCGGGCAGGTTTGATTCCCGAATTCAAATGAATTTCATTTTTTGCTAGGCGACGACTGAGGGTATCTGACAGGGTGCGCCTGAGTTGAAAACACCACGCAGGAGCTGAATCATGCTGAATGTGCAGTCCCGGTTGCAGCCGCTTTCGGGTCGGAGTCTCA
This region of Myxococcales bacterium genomic DNA includes:
- a CDS encoding SDR family oxidoreductase; the encoded protein is MGLLDKKVGLVTGASSGLGRATSILAAREGSRVAVVDIDDSAGREVVAQIEEQGGDAIFVHADVTQPEQVEAMVAKTVSEFGRLDWASNNAVGGTGGFDSLHQTDPKAWDATMDVVLNGVFYCMKYEIPAMLEAGSGSIINIISASVFKGEAMLAAYVAAKGGVDALTRTGAAEYAARGIRINSVAPGGFETPGLARYFERFPEHKEQTIKQHAMRRIGQPEEVAEPVIWLASDRASFITGTCIVCDGGIGVNSHLL